Proteins encoded together in one Lathyrus oleraceus cultivar Zhongwan6 chromosome 5, CAAS_Psat_ZW6_1.0, whole genome shotgun sequence window:
- the LOC127084372 gene encoding protein NETWORKED 4A has protein sequence MTLKKSTKRSLTSEMDRNVRQMMKLIEDNGDSFAQKAEMYYQKRPELISLVEAFYRGYRSLVERYEPAAGDMWKNIPSDIQSQASGVSDNGSEPPSSCPSGSPRKIGRRISITRAPGFDFFLGSGGNNNGYDSSCQKDGDAFSNLSDSDYDYDDALSVNSYSGIFGNASDHGMTKRVIELEIELREAKDKILVYEQQEHEHSEDGVKINAYEQELKDVNESLRLSQEKIHKLEIEVEKNKSMEPSVHLDDDICSTIDQGPSESGLCAIDTNELSTSTEEDLRMKMDLKFFEDELRLAKEKVENFEVQIASLEIETSKSNEKHEQLQDELDLAHKETAKWETMYNSEKRDNIELLERISRLKTSLEEREHEIKDLKVVLSETEQKNLFEKSELKTEMCKLLEQHDHMEEKLRDEIEILKQEIHERNDNIEDLNVRLGGLILERDNLNEEVGLLKEEMNSRVKEIEKANTHMVELESRAKELDDEIERHKIEILEGAEEKREAIRQLCFSLEHYRNGYNVFRKAFIGHKRFPLLAS, from the coding sequence ATGACTCTCAAGAAATCAACAAAAAGATCTCTAACATCCGAAATGGATCGTAATGTTAGACAAATGATGAAACTGATTGAAGATAATGGAGATTCATTTGCACAAAAAGCTGAAATGTATTACCAAAAGAGACCAGAATTGATTTCTCTTGTGGAAGCGTTTTACCGCGGCTATCGATCATTAGTCGAACGTTACGAGCCTGCCGCAGGTGATATGTGGAAAAATATACCTTCTGATATTCAATCTCAAGCCTCAGGTGTTTCTGATAACGGTTCAGAACCACCTTCTTCTTGTCCTTCTGGTTCTCCTAGAAAAATCGGACGTAGAATATCGATTACACGCGCTCCAGGGTTTGATTTCTTTCTTGGCTCTGGTGGAAATAATAATGGTTATGATTCTTCATGTCAAAAAGATGGTGATGCATTTTCTAATTTGTCGGATAGCGACTATGATTACGATGATGCTTTGTCTGTCAATAGTTATTCGGGTATCTTTGGGAATGCAAGTGATCATGGTATGACTAAAAGGGTTATTGAATTGGAAATCGAGTTGCGTGAGGCGAAAGACAAGATTTTAGTGTATGAACAACAAGAACATGAACATAGTGAAGATGGTGTCAAAATCAATGCATATGAACAAGAATTGAAGGATGTGAATGAAAGTTTGAGGCTTTCACAAGAGAAAATTCATAAACTTGAGATCGAGGTTGAAAAAAATAAGTCAATGGAACCATCGGTTCATTTGGATGATGATATTTGTTCGACAATAGATCAGGGCCCATCCGAATCAGGCCTCTGTGCCATTGATACTAACGAGTTATCAACATCAACCGAAGAGGATCTTAGGATGAAAATGGATCTCAAATTCTTTGAAGATGAGCTTAGATTGGCAAAAGAAAAAGTGGAGAATTTTGAGGTACAAATAGCTTCATTGGAAATTGAGACAAGTAAATCAAATGAAAAACATGAACAATTGCAGGATGAACTTGACTTGGCTCACAAGGAAACGGCTAAATGGGAAACTATGTACAATTCTGAGAAGAGAGATAACATTGAGCTTCTAGAAAGAATTTCAAGGTTGAAAACAAGTCTAGAAGAAAGAGAACATGAGATCAAGGATTTAAAAGTTGTTTTGTCCGAGACCGAACAGAAAAACTTGTTTGAAAAGTCAGAATTAAAGACTGAAATGTGTAAATTGTTGGAGCAACATGATCACATGGAAGAGAAACTCCGAGATGAAATTGAGATATTGAAGCAAGAGATTCACGAAAGAAACGATAATATCGAAGATCTTAATGTGAGACTTGGAGGTTTAATATTAGAGAGAGATAATCTCAATGAAGAAGTTGGTTTACTCAAAGAAGAGATGAATTCAAGAGTTAAGGAGATTGAAAAGGCAAATACACATATGGTGGAACTAGAATCAAGAGCAAAGGAACTAGATGATGAGATTGAGAGGCATAAGATTGAGATATTAGAAGGAGCCGAAGAGAAACGCGAGGCTATAAGACAGTTATGCTTTTCACTTGAGCATTATAGAAATGGATATAATGTTTTTAGGAAGGCATTCATAGGTCACAAGAGGTTTCCACTCTTGGCATCCTAA
- the LOC127084373 gene encoding peroxidase P7 — protein sequence MASHHIQYFIVILMSTFLTIHSFEELTPDFYNDVCPQALPIIHSIVLQKLNMKPRMGAHLLRLHFHDCFVNGCDGSVLLDDTPNFIGEKNAISNIDSLKGFMLVDIMKAAVDKACKRSVVSCADILAIAARDSVSILGGPSYWYEVPLGRRDARNAIKKDADFYLPSQLFNFSQLVSNFEFQGLNIKDLVALSGAHTIGMAKCSSFKERIYNDTNIDPDFAISMQENCPIKGCDDHFEAFDHVTPNKFDNSYYKNLINKKGLLHSDQELFKGDDGSESDRLVRRYSRNPHAFARDFKASMIKMGNIKPLTGIFGEIRRDCNKVNSYLHGLNE from the exons ATGGCTTCTCATCATATCCAATATTTCATTGTTATTCTCATGTCCACATTTCTCACAATTCATTCCTTCGAAGAACTAACTCCTGATTTTTACAATGATGTTTGTCCTCAGGCATTGCCAATCATTCACTCAATTGTTCTCCAAAAACTTAACATGAAACCACGCATGGGAGCACATTTACTACGCTTGCATTTCCATGACTGTTTTGTCAAT GGTTGTGATGGATCGGTTCTGCTAGATGACACTCCTAACTTCATAGGTGAAAAGAATGCAATCTCAAATATTGATTCCCTTAAAGGCTTCATGTTGGTTGATATAATGAAAGCAGCTGTTGACAAAGCTTGCAAACGTTCTGTCGTATCATGTGCAGATATATTAGCCATTGCTGCTCGTGATTCCGTCTCCATC TTGGGAGGACCAAGCTATTGGTACGAAGTTCCACTAGGAAGAAGAGACGCAAGAAATGCTATAAAAAAAGATGCAGATTTTTATCTTCCTTCACAGCTTTTCAATTTCTCTCAACTTGTTTCTAACTTTGAGTTTCAAGGCCTAAACATTAAAGATCTCGTAGCACTTTCCGGTGCTCACACGATTGGAATGGCTAAATGTTCTAGTTTTAAGGAAAGGATTTACAATGACACGAATATAGATCCCGATTTCGCAATCTCCATGCAAGAAAATTGTCCTATAAAAGGCTGtgatgatcattttgaagcaTTTGATCATGTCACTCCTAATAAGTTTGACAATTCATATTACAAAAATTTGATTAATAAAAAAGGTTTACTACATTCTGATCAAGAGCTTTTTAAAGGTGATGATGGTAGTGAAAGTGATAGATTGGTGAGACGTTATAGTAGAAATCCTCATGCTTTTGCTAGAGATTTTAAAGCTTCCATGATTAAGATGGGTAATATAAAGCCTCTTACTGGAATCTTTGGAGAGATTAGAAGAGATTGTAACAAAGTTAACTCATATTTACATGGTTTAAATGAGTGA